From Myotis daubentonii chromosome 20, mMyoDau2.1, whole genome shotgun sequence, the proteins below share one genomic window:
- the LOC132222548 gene encoding complement factor H-related protein 3-like isoform X1 — MLLLVTVILTLWVSWARGQAISCSLPQIPNGEPTSPKASYQDNERLQYRCLPGYSYSGRAETVCTQSGWTPPPSCQEMTCDPPRIANSHFVADRSTYRVGDTIRYSCKGGFFPSIRGNTTKCTDIGWDPPPRCSFKPCDFPEIKHGRLHWGDWYRSQFPVSAGQWFYYSCDDNYVTPSQSKWDRMTCTQDGWTPEVPCRRKCIFNDLENGHRPRYEQSYLQGTSVRVNCYPGYTLQNKQTSMTCTENGWLPPPRCIRVETCLKSKVKIENGFTADPEPTYLLNQRVKYKCKQDYVTEDGHTSGYITCLQNGWSAQPRCIKLCDMPIFENATALITGRPFRPNDTLDYQCLDGYENRDGSTKGSMVCGEGGWLHLPTCFKSADKCGPPPTISDGDITSFPLEGYPPGSRVEYQCQAYYELQGPQYVTCSSAKWSEPPRCIDPCVISEEIMNEKNIQLKGKDNKRYYVKTGDIIEFMCKSGHKAVTSEESFQAVCREGAVAFPRCE, encoded by the exons ATGCTGTTACTAGTCACGGTCATCCTCACCCTGTGGGTCTCCTGGGCTCGTGGACAAG CCATCTCCTGCAGCCTCCCGCAGATCCCAAATGGCGAGCCCACGTCTCCTAAGGCCTCCTATCAAGACAACGAGAGGCTTCAGTACCGGTGCCTCCCGGGGTACAGTTACAGCGGAAGAGCAGAGACTGTCTGCACCCAGTCGGGGTGGACCCCGCCTCCGTCCTGCCAAG AAATGACATGTGACCCTCCAAGAATTGCAAACAGTCACTTTGTTGCTGACAGGAGCACATACAGAGTGGGAGACACAATCAGATACTCCTGCAAAGGTGGCTTCTTCCCTTCCATCCGGGGAAATACTACAAAATGTACTGACATAGGCTGGGATCCTCCTCCAAGATGTAGCT TTAAGCCCTGTGACTTTCCAGAAATAAAACATGGACGCCTACATTGGGGAGACTGGTATAGATCACAATTCCCAGTATCAGCAGGACAATGGTTTTACTATTCCTGTGATGACAACTATGTGACTCCTTCACAAAGCAAGTGGGATCGCATGACCTGCACACAAGATGGCTGGACCCCGGAAGTGCCCTGCCGCA GAAAATGCATTTTCAATGATTTGGAAAATGGACATCGTCCACGATATGAACAAAGCTACTTGCAGGGCACATCTGTACGTGTTAATTGCTATCCTGGCTACACGCTTCAAAACAAGCAGACCTCAATGACCTGTACGGAGAatggctggctccctcctcccagaTGCATCCGTGTCG AAACATGTTTAAAGTCAAAggtaaaaattgaaaatggatttACTGCTGATCCTGAACCTACATATCTCTTAAATCAAAGAGTAAAATATAAGTGCAAACAAGATTATGTAACAGAAGATGGTCACACATCCGGGTATATTACGTGTCTCCAGAATGGATGGTCAGCTCAACCCAGATGCATTA AACTTTGTGACATGCCCATATTTGAGAATGCCACAGCTTTGATCACTGGAAGACCATTTCGACCTAATGACACGTTGGACTACCAATGCCTGGATGGCTACGAAAACAGAGATGGAAGCACCAAGGGCTCCATGGTGTGTGGTGAGGGCGGGTGGCTCCACTTGCCAACCTGCTTTA AATCTGCAGACAAGTGTGGGCCTCCTCCAACGATTAGCGATGGAGACATCACCTCCTTCCCATTGGAAGGGTACCCTCCAGGGTCAAGAGTGGAATACCAATGCCAGGCCTACTATGAACTCCAGGGTCCTCAATATGTAACCTGTAGTTCTGCAAAGTGGTCCGAACCCCCGAGATGCATAG ATCCATGTGTAATTTCAGAAGAAATCATGAATGAAAAGAACATTCAGTTAAAAGGGAAAGATAACAAACGCTATTATGTAAAAACAGGGGATATCATTGAATTTATGTGCAAATCGGGACACAAGGCGGTGACGTCAGAGGAGTCATTTCAAGCCGTGTGTCGGGAAGGGGCAGTGGCGTTCCCCAGATGTGAATGA
- the LOC132222548 gene encoding complement factor H-related protein 4-like isoform X3 — protein sequence MLLLVTVILTLWVSWARGQVKPCDFPEIKHGRLHWGDWYRSQFPVSAGQWFYYSCDDNYVTPSQSKWDRMTCTQDGWTPEVPCRRKCIFNDLENGHRPRYEQSYLQGTSVRVNCYPGYTLQNKQTSMTCTENGWLPPPRCIRVETCLKSKVKIENGFTADPEPTYLLNQRVKYKCKQDYVTEDGHTSGYITCLQNGWSAQPRCIKLCDMPIFENATALITGRPFRPNDTLDYQCLDGYENRDGSTKGSMVCGEGGWLHLPTCFKSADKCGPPPTISDGDITSFPLEGYPPGSRVEYQCQAYYELQGPQYVTCSSAKWSEPPRCIDPCVISEEIMNEKNIQLKGKDNKRYYVKTGDIIEFMCKSGHKAVTSEESFQAVCREGAVAFPRCE from the exons ATGCTGTTACTAGTCACGGTCATCCTCACCCTGTGGGTCTCCTGGGCTCGTGGACAAG TTAAGCCCTGTGACTTTCCAGAAATAAAACATGGACGCCTACATTGGGGAGACTGGTATAGATCACAATTCCCAGTATCAGCAGGACAATGGTTTTACTATTCCTGTGATGACAACTATGTGACTCCTTCACAAAGCAAGTGGGATCGCATGACCTGCACACAAGATGGCTGGACCCCGGAAGTGCCCTGCCGCA GAAAATGCATTTTCAATGATTTGGAAAATGGACATCGTCCACGATATGAACAAAGCTACTTGCAGGGCACATCTGTACGTGTTAATTGCTATCCTGGCTACACGCTTCAAAACAAGCAGACCTCAATGACCTGTACGGAGAatggctggctccctcctcccagaTGCATCCGTGTCG AAACATGTTTAAAGTCAAAggtaaaaattgaaaatggatttACTGCTGATCCTGAACCTACATATCTCTTAAATCAAAGAGTAAAATATAAGTGCAAACAAGATTATGTAACAGAAGATGGTCACACATCCGGGTATATTACGTGTCTCCAGAATGGATGGTCAGCTCAACCCAGATGCATTA AACTTTGTGACATGCCCATATTTGAGAATGCCACAGCTTTGATCACTGGAAGACCATTTCGACCTAATGACACGTTGGACTACCAATGCCTGGATGGCTACGAAAACAGAGATGGAAGCACCAAGGGCTCCATGGTGTGTGGTGAGGGCGGGTGGCTCCACTTGCCAACCTGCTTTA AATCTGCAGACAAGTGTGGGCCTCCTCCAACGATTAGCGATGGAGACATCACCTCCTTCCCATTGGAAGGGTACCCTCCAGGGTCAAGAGTGGAATACCAATGCCAGGCCTACTATGAACTCCAGGGTCCTCAATATGTAACCTGTAGTTCTGCAAAGTGGTCCGAACCCCCGAGATGCATAG ATCCATGTGTAATTTCAGAAGAAATCATGAATGAAAAGAACATTCAGTTAAAAGGGAAAGATAACAAACGCTATTATGTAAAAACAGGGGATATCATTGAATTTATGTGCAAATCGGGACACAAGGCGGTGACGTCAGAGGAGTCATTTCAAGCCGTGTGTCGGGAAGGGGCAGTGGCGTTCCCCAGATGTGAATGA
- the LOC132222548 gene encoding complement factor H-related protein 3-like isoform X2 yields the protein MLLLVTVILTLWVSWARGQEMTCDPPRIANSHFVADRSTYRVGDTIRYSCKGGFFPSIRGNTTKCTDIGWDPPPRCSFKPCDFPEIKHGRLHWGDWYRSQFPVSAGQWFYYSCDDNYVTPSQSKWDRMTCTQDGWTPEVPCRRKCIFNDLENGHRPRYEQSYLQGTSVRVNCYPGYTLQNKQTSMTCTENGWLPPPRCIRVETCLKSKVKIENGFTADPEPTYLLNQRVKYKCKQDYVTEDGHTSGYITCLQNGWSAQPRCIKLCDMPIFENATALITGRPFRPNDTLDYQCLDGYENRDGSTKGSMVCGEGGWLHLPTCFKSADKCGPPPTISDGDITSFPLEGYPPGSRVEYQCQAYYELQGPQYVTCSSAKWSEPPRCIDPCVISEEIMNEKNIQLKGKDNKRYYVKTGDIIEFMCKSGHKAVTSEESFQAVCREGAVAFPRCE from the exons ATGCTGTTACTAGTCACGGTCATCCTCACCCTGTGGGTCTCCTGGGCTCGTGGACAAG AAATGACATGTGACCCTCCAAGAATTGCAAACAGTCACTTTGTTGCTGACAGGAGCACATACAGAGTGGGAGACACAATCAGATACTCCTGCAAAGGTGGCTTCTTCCCTTCCATCCGGGGAAATACTACAAAATGTACTGACATAGGCTGGGATCCTCCTCCAAGATGTAGCT TTAAGCCCTGTGACTTTCCAGAAATAAAACATGGACGCCTACATTGGGGAGACTGGTATAGATCACAATTCCCAGTATCAGCAGGACAATGGTTTTACTATTCCTGTGATGACAACTATGTGACTCCTTCACAAAGCAAGTGGGATCGCATGACCTGCACACAAGATGGCTGGACCCCGGAAGTGCCCTGCCGCA GAAAATGCATTTTCAATGATTTGGAAAATGGACATCGTCCACGATATGAACAAAGCTACTTGCAGGGCACATCTGTACGTGTTAATTGCTATCCTGGCTACACGCTTCAAAACAAGCAGACCTCAATGACCTGTACGGAGAatggctggctccctcctcccagaTGCATCCGTGTCG AAACATGTTTAAAGTCAAAggtaaaaattgaaaatggatttACTGCTGATCCTGAACCTACATATCTCTTAAATCAAAGAGTAAAATATAAGTGCAAACAAGATTATGTAACAGAAGATGGTCACACATCCGGGTATATTACGTGTCTCCAGAATGGATGGTCAGCTCAACCCAGATGCATTA AACTTTGTGACATGCCCATATTTGAGAATGCCACAGCTTTGATCACTGGAAGACCATTTCGACCTAATGACACGTTGGACTACCAATGCCTGGATGGCTACGAAAACAGAGATGGAAGCACCAAGGGCTCCATGGTGTGTGGTGAGGGCGGGTGGCTCCACTTGCCAACCTGCTTTA AATCTGCAGACAAGTGTGGGCCTCCTCCAACGATTAGCGATGGAGACATCACCTCCTTCCCATTGGAAGGGTACCCTCCAGGGTCAAGAGTGGAATACCAATGCCAGGCCTACTATGAACTCCAGGGTCCTCAATATGTAACCTGTAGTTCTGCAAAGTGGTCCGAACCCCCGAGATGCATAG ATCCATGTGTAATTTCAGAAGAAATCATGAATGAAAAGAACATTCAGTTAAAAGGGAAAGATAACAAACGCTATTATGTAAAAACAGGGGATATCATTGAATTTATGTGCAAATCGGGACACAAGGCGGTGACGTCAGAGGAGTCATTTCAAGCCGTGTGTCGGGAAGGGGCAGTGGCGTTCCCCAGATGTGAATGA